The Gemmatimonadaceae bacterium sequence GAGCCGATAGGCGCGCTTCAGCTCGCGCACCACGTCGTCGGGAAACCCGCTGCGCTGCAAGCCGACGCTGTTGAGTCCGTAGAGCTTCACCGGATTGCCCACCGCCTTGATGAACGGGGGCACGTCCTTGGCCACGCGCGAACAGCCGCCAATGAAGGCGTGGCGGCCGATCTTCGCGAACTGGTGCACCGCGACGAGTCCGGACAGGATCGCGCGATCCTCGATGGTCACGTGCCCGGCCAGCTGCGTCCCGTTGGAGATCATCACACCGTCCCCGATGTGGCAGTCGTGCGCGAGATGCACGTACGACATGAGGAAGCACCCCTTTCCCACCCTCGTGGTGACGGAATGAGAGGTACCGCGGTTGATCGTCGTGTACTCGCGGATGCGCGTGCCGTCGCCGATCTCGACCCAGGTGTCTTCGCCCTTGAACTTGAGATCCTGCGGGTCGCCGCCGATGATCGTTCCGCTCCCGACAATCACCTGCGTTCCGAGGCGCACGTTGCGCTCCAGCGTTGCCCGGGGCTCGATCACGCAACCGTCTCCGATGGTCACGTGGTCGCCGACGAGGGCAAACGCTCCGATGCGCACGTCGCTGCCGATCACGGCATTCGGCGAGATCACGGCCGTGGGGTGGATCTGTGCGGTCATCGGTCGCGCAGCATGGCGGACATTTCTCCGACCTCGGTGACGACGGCCCCGTCCACCTTGGCCACGCCCTTCATCTTGCACAGCGAACCGCGGATCTGGAGCACCTCGAGTTCAAAGCGGATCTGATCTCCGGGGCGCACCGGCTTGCGCCACTTCACGCTCTCCATTGACGCGAAGTACACGACCTTGCTCTCGGGGTCCGGAATCGTGCCCATGAGCAGCATGCCGCCCACCTGTGCCATGGCCTCGACGATCAGGACCCCCGGCATGATCGGGTGCCCCGGAAAGTGGCCCTGAAAGAATGGCTCGTTGATGGTGACGTTCTTGATGCCCACCACGCGCTTCCCTTCTTCGTACTCGATCACGCGATCGACGAGCAGAAAGGGGTAGCGATGCGGCAGCACGTTCATGATCTCCTCGATCCCTATCACCGGCGTCTCCTTCGTCGCGCGTTGGATGAGCGTCCGGACAAAGCGGACGGTGCCGCTGTGGCTCGGTCGGTGGGCCATGATACGGCCCTTGATGCGGGCGCCGGCGAGCGCGAGGTCGCCGACGCAGTCCAGCGCCTTGTGCCGCACGAACTCGTCGGGCCATCGCAGCGCATTGTTGACCACCCCATCCGGCCCCAGTACGATCGCATTGTCCGTGGATCCGCCCCGGATGAGCCCTTTGGCACGGAGCGACTCGACTTCGTCCACGAAGCCGAATGTCCGGGCGTCCGCGAGCTGGCGGCCGAACTCATCCGGGGTCACACGCCACGCGCCCCGCTGGCGTCCAACGAGGGGATGCGCAAACTCGATACTGACCTCGAGCTGGAGATCCGCCGCCGGGTGCGCCTCGTACCACGACTCTCCCTCGACCATCCGAAAGGGCTCGCGAACCGCCAGCGTGACCGGCACACCGCCGTTGCTGGTCACGCCGGCGTCCTGCAAGGCCCGAAGGAACGGGCCAGCACTGCCATCCATGATCGGCGGCTCGGGCCCATCCATGGCGATCACCAGGTCGTCGAGCTGAGTGGCGGCCACGGCCGCCAGCACGTGCTCGACGGTGTGGAGCGCGGCATCGCCTTCGCCGAGCTGGGTGCGCCGTTCCGTCTCCACCGCCACGGAAGCGAGCGCCGGGATCGGTGCGCTTCCGGGCCGATCGGCACGCACGAACCGCACACCGGTGCCACACGCGGCCGGTCGGAACGTAAGCCGACACGGCTCGCCCATGTGAAGACCCACCCCTTCCAGCGCGACTTCGCGCGCGATCGTGCGCCGACCGCTCACGGATCGTCTCCGAGCAGCTTCTCGATTCGGCGGATCATGCCGGAAAGCTTGAACAGGGCGGCGTGCGACCGCAACGCTTCGCGATGCGGACGCGCTGGGTAACCCGACCACGTCTCTCCTGCGGGAACGTCGCCGAACACTCCTGCTTGCGCCGCCACGCGCGCGCCGTCGCCGATGGTGAGGTGCCCCCCGATCCCGGCCTGTCCCGCCACCACGCATCCATCCCCCACGCGGCTCGATCCCGAAATGCCGGCCTGCGCCACCACGAGGCACAGGCGCCCGATCCTCACGTTGTGACCGATCTGCACGAGGTTATCGATCTTGGTTCCCTGCCCAATCACCGTGTCGTCGATGGACCCGCGATCGATGGTCGTGTTGGCACCGATCTCCACGTCGGCCTCCAGCACGCAGCGACCCACATGCGGGATCTTCTGGTGGGCGCCGGACGCGAACACGTAGCCAAAGCCATCGCAGCCGAGGCGCGCGCCGGCGTGTACGATGACCCGCGCGCCTAACGACGTGCCACTGTACAGTGTGACGTGCGGGTACAATTGCACGTCCTCGCCGAGCGTCACGCCCGGCCCCACGGCCACGAATGCCCCGACCCGTGCCCGGTCCCCGATCACGGCGCCCTCGCCGATCACGACGTACGGGCCGATCTCCACGTCTTCACCGATCGACGCGCCCCGCCCGATTCGCACCGTCGCGTCGATCCCCGGTCGACGTGGCGCCGGCGCATGAAAGTGCGGCAGCAGCGAAAGCAGCGCCTCCTGCGGACTGGCCACCACCACGCGGGCTCCCACGGGACCAGGCGTTTCGGCCAGGGCCGAACTCACGAGCACCACGCTCGCGCCGGTAGTTTCCAGAAATGGCGCGTACTTCGCTGCGCCGAGGAACGTCACGGTGCCGACCCGCGCCCGCTCGATCGGGGCCACCCCACTGACCTCGAGGTCACCGTCGCCGCGCAACTCACCCCGCACCAGCTCCGCAATGCGTCGAGCGGTGAGAGATCGGCTCGCGACCGCTCCCCCACCGCTCCGGCCTTCCTGGGCCATCGCCCCGGTCACGGCTTCTTGGTCACCCCTGCCGGCTGCGCCTTGGCGCCAAGCGGAAGCTTCGCGGCCGAGTCGGCGCGCGCCGCCACCGGGATCGGCTTCAGTCGCCCGACCACCTTCTCCGTGAGGTCCAGGTTCTTGTCAGCCGCGACGATGACGCCGGTTGCCGCCACATCGAAAATGAAGGTGTACCCCTCCTCTTTCCGCAGATCCTCGAGCGTCTCGCGAATCTGCGCCATCACCGGCTGCGACAGTTCCTGCTGCCGGACCTGCATGGCGTTGTCCATCTCTTCTGCGCGCTTGGCGTAGTCGGCCTGGCGGTCGGTGATCTGCTTTTCACGGGTCGTGCGCTGGGCTTCGGTGAGTCCGGCACGGACCTTCTCGTAGGCATCGGCCAGTGCACGCAGCGAATCCTGCCACACCTTCACGCGTGCCTGCATGTCTGCCGACTCCTTCTCGAGGGCGGCCTGGGCCGCGATTGCCCCCGGAGCCCGCTGCACGATGATGCGGGAATCGACGAAGGCGAACTTCTGCTGGGCCGAGAGCGGCGCCGCGGAGAGCGACAGACCGGCGACGGCGATCATGACGAACGAACGGGGAAGGAACATGGGGGCTCCGGTCTAGAACAGTTGTCCAAGTCTGAAATGCAGTTGCCACTTCGGCTTCTGACGCCCCTGTGCGTCGAGCCGGTCGAATCCATACGCATAGTCCAGCCCGAGCGGACCGAGCGGCGTCACGGTGGACGCGCTGATCCCCGCCCCACGGAACAACCGCGTCGGATCGAAGTCCCGCGGATGCCGCCACACGTTGCCGGCGTCGTAAAAGGCCGCCAGGTAGAGCGCCTGGTTGAGCCGCATACCGACTTCCGCCGTCGTGGTCATGAACGCCTTGCCGAACGACTGGCGCGAGGCGTTGAAGGTCGTCGTCCCGGTGATGTACCCGTCCGGTGAAATCGAGAACTCATCGTAACCGCGCAAGCGCTCGCCGAACTGCACGCCGCCCAGCGCGAACTCCTGCGAGAAGAAGAAGGGGCCCGAGTTCCCGAAGAGCATACCCGACTTGGTCGACAGCCCGGCCACGAACTTGATCGGCTGCGAGCCCGGTCGTCCACCACCGATCTGACCCAGCGGCGCAAAGACCGACGCATCCGCCGTATAACGCTGGAACGTGGAGGAGCCGCCGAGGACACCGCCGTTGAAGTTGGCGCCCAGCGAGTACTGGGCCCCCGCGGTCGGGAACGGAAGGTCGATGCGCGTATCATGTGAGAGCTGCGCGCCGAGGGTCGATCGGAACGATCCATTGCCAAATTCGCCTCGCACGTTGCCCAGCAAACCGCCCGTGCCAAACTGCACGTTCTCGGCGCCATACGACAGGAAGAGCCGGGTCCAGCGGGAGCCGGGGAACGGCAGGCCGATCTGCAGGTTCGCGCCCGTTCGGAGCGAACGACCCAGGTCCGCCACGTAATAGCGCGCCTGGGACCGGTAGAGCGACACCGTCCCCGAGATGAACGACTGCTTGATGCGGGGGTCCGAATACGTCAGCTGGAAGTCGTTGATGTAGCGGCCGAACTGCCACTGGAGCGAGCCGCGCTTGCACGAACCGAAGAGATTGGGCTGGTCGAGTCCGATGAACCCGCCGACGCCCGTGCCCTGCCCCATCGAGGCGCCAAAGTTGATGTTGCCGGTGCGCTTCTCCTTCACGCGGAAGATGATGTCCACGTCGCCCTGCTCATTGGCCGTGCGCGTGTCAGGTGGCGGGATCGGCGTCTCGAAGAACCCGAGGTTGCCGAGGCTCTGGTAGCTCCGGATCAGCGCATCCTGGTTGAACACCTGACCCGGAAGAATGACGAGCTGGTCGCGAATGCAGGGTTCCTGCGTGTAGTCGTTGCCGAAGATCTCGACCCGATTCACGATCGCCGGCGTGCGCTCCTCGACCTCCCACCGCAGGTCCACGTATCGTGTCGAGTCGTCGCCGACGCGGCGTTCGACCACCGGGCGCACGTTGGCGTAGATGTATCCGTCGGTCGCATACGCGCTCTGGATGCGCCCCTTCGCCTCCTCCCATCGCGTCGCGTCGAACACCCCCTGTGGCGTGGGCTTGCGGCGGCGGATGAAATCGGTCACGCGCGACATGACCGGGCGCGTCTCGTCGGCAAACGGATAAAAGCGGTTGATGTCTTCGCTCGAAAAATGCTTGTTGCCGTTGATGATGAAGTCACCGACCTGGTAGCGCGGTCCCTCGTCGACCTGGATCTGGACGAGCGCCTTGCCGCGCTCGCGGTCGATGATCAGCGTGTCCTTCTCGACGTGGAAGTCGATGAAGCCGCGACGGGCGTAAAGACCCGGCAACCGCTCGGAGAGGTCGCCCGCATACTTGTCATCGTCGAACTCGCCCTTGCGGAACCACCAGAACCCCTCGGGGCGGGTCTTGAGAGCGCCCACGATTTCCGCAGCTGAGAGGCTCCGGTTGCCCATGACCCGAATGCCGCTGATGGCGAGACGACGGCCCTCCTCCACACGGAAAGTCAGACGCACCGCGCCCTCACCCGCCGCGGCCGTATCGACCGCGACACGGGCCAGATAGTACCCATTCCGCTCATAGAGGGAGTCGATCCGGGCGACCACCGTGGCCACGGCCGCGGGGTCGAGCGGCTTCTGGTAGATCAGGTCCACCCGATCCTTGACGCTCCGGTTCGAGAGCCGGTCGACACCGACCACGTCCGCTTCGATCAGCATCGGGCGTTCCTTCACGTCGACGATCAGCACGGCCTTGTCGCGCGTATCGTCGAGGTCGCAGGACACCGCGACCTGCTCGAAGTTGCCGGACTCGTACAGCGCGCGGATCGAACGCTGCACGGACTTCGCGTTCAGCAGGGTTCCGGCGACCAGGCCGGCATCGGCCAGCACCGTGAGCTCCGGCACCCGCCGGTTCCCGCGAACGGCGATGGAGTCCGGTGTGGCACACCGACCCTGGGCCGCAACATCCTGCGCCGCGACCTGGCAGACCGGGGCGACCAGGGAGAGGAAGGCAATGAGCCGTCGCAACATAGCCAGAGAATATACACAAAGGGATCGGCCGGGTTCAGTGAGAACCCGGCCGATTCTTTGACACCCGACGCCCCTCGCCGGCTTACGCCCTGGGGACGGAATTCGGGACCTTGAAAGTCAGCTTCTGGCCGTCTTCCGAGACGTTGACGTCGATTTCGTCCCCCTTGGAGAACTCACCGACGAGAATCTTTTCAGACAGCGGATCCTCGATATAGCGCTGGATGGCGCGCTTGAGCGGCCTGGCGCCGTACTGCTCGTCGTACCCGTGCTTGACCAGGAACTCCTGGGCCGGCTCCGAGAGCTTGAGCGTCAGCTCCCCTTCGGCGAGCCGCTTGTGCACCTCGCCAAGCATGATGCCCACGATCTGGCCGATGTGCTCCTTCTGCAGCGGGTGGAAAACGATGACGTCGTCCAGCCGGTTGAGAAACTCCGGGTTGAACGTGTGCTGGAGCTCCTCCCGGACCTTCTCAGCCATCCGCTCGAACGACGCCTTGAAGTCCGGGGCACTGAAGCCGACGGCCTTGTTCTTGGTGATGTCCTTGGCGCCGACGTTCGACGTCATGATCACGACGGTGTTCTTGAAGTCGATCACGCGCCCGTAGTTGTCCGTCAGGTGACCCTCGTCGAGCACCTGCAGGAGGATGTTGAACACGTCCGGGTGCGCCTTCTCGATCTCGTCGAGCAGCACCACGCTGTAGGGCTTGCGCCGGACGGCCTTGGTGAGCGTGCCGGAGTCTTCGTAGCCGACGTATCCCGGGGGCGCACCGATGAGGCGGGACACGGAGAACTTCTCCATGTATTCGCTCATGTCGACCCGGATCAACGCCGACACGTCGGCGAACAGGAACTTCGCCAGTGAACGCGCGAGCTCTGTTTTCCCGACGCCGGTCGGTCCGCAGAAGATGAAAGATCCGATGGGGCGCTTGGGATCCTTCAGTCCCGCACGGCTCCGACGAATCGATCGCGCGATCGCTCGAATCGCCTCGTCCTGAGCGACCACCGACTGGTGCAACTCGTCTTCCATGCGCAGCAGACGTGCGCTCTCCGCCTCCTGCAGCCGCGTCACCGGGATGCCCGTCCAACGACTGACGATGAATGAGATCTCGTCTTCGCCGAGCGTGGGGCGATGCGACTGGCGCCGCTTCTCCCACTCTTCCTGCTTCTTGCGGATGTCTCCCTGGAGCTCGCGCTCGCGGTCGCGAAGCCCCGCCGCGCGCTCGAAGTTCTGGTCCCGAACCGCCGCTTCCTTCTCGGCGTTGACCTTGTCGAGTTCGTCCTTGAGCTGCGTGACTTCCGGCGGCGGCACCTGTGCGGCGAGGCGTGCGCGCGCGCCTGCCTCGTCGATCACGTCGATCGCCTTGTCGGGCAGGAAGCGGTCGGTGATGTAGCGCTCCGAAAGTTTGGCCGCCGCGACGAGTGTGTCGTCGGGCACGATCACGCGGTGGTGATCCTCGTACTTCTTGCGCAGCCCCTTCAGGATCTCGACCGTCTCCTCGATGGAGGGCGGCTCGACGATGACGGTCTGGAAGCGACGCTCGAGGGCGCCGTCCTTCTCGATGTACTTGCGATACTCGTTGAGCGTGGACGCACCCACACACTGCAACTCGCCGCGCGCGAGGGCCGGCTTGAGCATGTTGCTGGCGTCGATCGCGCCCTCGGCCGCGCCGGCGCCAACGAGCGTGTGCAGCTCGTCGATGAACAGGATGACGTTCTTGTTCTGGGCGATTTCGTTCATCACCGCCTTGAGGCGCTCCTCGAACTGGCCGCGGTACTTGGTCCCGGCGATGACCGCCGCCATGTCGAGTGACAGCACGCGGTGCTCACGGAGCGCATCGGGGCATTCGCCCGTGGCAATCAGCTGCGCCAACCCCTCGACGATCGCCGTCTTTCCGACTCCGGGCTCGCCGATCAGGACCGGATTGTTCTTCTTGCGACGCGTGAGGATCTCCATCACGCGCTCGATCTCCTTGGCGCGGCCGATCGTGGGATCGAGCTGCCCCTCGCCCGCGAGCATGGTCAGGTCGCGGCAGAAGTGGTCGAGCGCCGGTGTCTTGCTCTTCTTCTCGCCCTTGGCCGGCGCCGACTGGGCCGGCGGACTCGCTGGCGGGTTTGGCGTCGCGGTGCTCCCCTGCGCGGGCATCTCGGTGCCCAGCAGGCGCAGCGTCTCCGCCCGGGCCGCGTCGAGGTTCACGCCCGCGTCGGTCAGCACTTGTGCGGCGATGCCCTTCTCCTCGCGGAGCAGGCCGAGCAGCAGGTGCTCGGTGCCAACGTAGGAGTGCGACAACTCGCGCGCTTCGCTCATGGCCAGCTCCAGCACCTTCTTGGCGCGCGACGTGTAGGGCAGGTCGGGCGCTGTGGTCTGGCCGGCTTTGCCCTTCTTGACCGTGTCCTCGATCTTCTGCTGGATATCGTCGAGATCGACGCTGAGGTTCTGCAGGACGGCTGCCGCGACCCCTTCGCCCTCCCGGATCAATCCGAGGAGGATGTGCTCCGTGCCGACGTACTCGTGATGAAGCCGCTGCGCTTCTTCACGCGCCATCTGGAGAACCTTGCGAACCCGCTCGGTGAAGTTGTAGCCGTTCATGAATCCCTCGATGCGATCCCGTCGCCCGTCAGGCGGTGGGGTCCGTCTCCGCGTCCAGCGCCTGGCGCACGTAGCGTGCGCGGGCGACGCTGGCTTCGCTCTCGGTGAGCGTGCGCCCCTCGGCGTACGAAAGGTGCGCGCTCTGGCAGAAGATCAGGAGCTTGTTGAGCGTGTATACACTGAGCCCAGTGATCAGTTTCAGTCCAACGGCGAGGCGCACGCCACTGAGGTAGTTCATCGCCTCCTCGAACGAAAGGCTGCGCGCGAACCGCAACGTTCCGTACGCGCGCCACAACTTGTCCTCGATAATATACCCCGCATCCCGCCACAACACGCGCCGTGCCTCGTGCTCGCGCTGGATCACGTGTCGCACCACGCGCTGCAGGTGATCGACCAACTCATCCTCCGACCGACCCAACGTCGTCTGGTTGGAGATCTGGAAGAAGTTGCCCACCACTTCACTGCCCT is a genomic window containing:
- the bamA gene encoding outer membrane protein assembly factor BamA; the encoded protein is MLRRLIAFLSLVAPVCQVAAQDVAAQGRCATPDSIAVRGNRRVPELTVLADAGLVAGTLLNAKSVQRSIRALYESGNFEQVAVSCDLDDTRDKAVLIVDVKERPMLIEADVVGVDRLSNRSVKDRVDLIYQKPLDPAAVATVVARIDSLYERNGYYLARVAVDTAAAGEGAVRLTFRVEEGRRLAISGIRVMGNRSLSAAEIVGALKTRPEGFWWFRKGEFDDDKYAGDLSERLPGLYARRGFIDFHVEKDTLIIDRERGKALVQIQVDEGPRYQVGDFIINGNKHFSSEDINRFYPFADETRPVMSRVTDFIRRRKPTPQGVFDATRWEEAKGRIQSAYATDGYIYANVRPVVERRVGDDSTRYVDLRWEVEERTPAIVNRVEIFGNDYTQEPCIRDQLVILPGQVFNQDALIRSYQSLGNLGFFETPIPPPDTRTANEQGDVDIIFRVKEKRTGNINFGASMGQGTGVGGFIGLDQPNLFGSCKRGSLQWQFGRYINDFQLTYSDPRIKQSFISGTVSLYRSQARYYVADLGRSLRTGANLQIGLPFPGSRWTRLFLSYGAENVQFGTGGLLGNVRGEFGNGSFRSTLGAQLSHDTRIDLPFPTAGAQYSLGANFNGGVLGGSSTFQRYTADASVFAPLGQIGGGRPGSQPIKFVAGLSTKSGMLFGNSGPFFFSQEFALGGVQFGERLRGYDEFSISPDGYITGTTTFNASRQSFGKAFMTTTAEVGMRLNQALYLAAFYDAGNVWRHPRDFDPTRLFRGAGISASTVTPLGPLGLDYAYGFDRLDAQGRQKPKWQLHFRLGQLF
- the lpxC gene encoding UDP-3-O-[3-hydroxymyristoyl] N-acetylglucosamine deacetylase, with the protein product MSGRRTIAREVALEGVGLHMGEPCRLTFRPAACGTGVRFVRADRPGSAPIPALASVAVETERRTQLGEGDAALHTVEHVLAAVAATQLDDLVIAMDGPEPPIMDGSAGPFLRALQDAGVTSNGGVPVTLAVREPFRMVEGESWYEAHPAADLQLEVSIEFAHPLVGRQRGAWRVTPDEFGRQLADARTFGFVDEVESLRAKGLIRGGSTDNAIVLGPDGVVNNALRWPDEFVRHKALDCVGDLALAGARIKGRIMAHRPSHSGTVRFVRTLIQRATKETPVIGIEEIMNVLPHRYPFLLVDRVIEYEEGKRVVGIKNVTINEPFFQGHFPGHPIMPGVLIVEAMAQVGGMLLMGTIPDPESKVVYFASMESVKWRKPVRPGDQIRFELEVLQIRGSLCKMKGVAKVDGAVVTEVGEMSAMLRDR
- a CDS encoding ATP-dependent Clp protease ATP-binding subunit; translation: MNGYNFTERVRKVLQMAREEAQRLHHEYVGTEHILLGLIREGEGVAAAVLQNLSVDLDDIQQKIEDTVKKGKAGQTTAPDLPYTSRAKKVLELAMSEARELSHSYVGTEHLLLGLLREEKGIAAQVLTDAGVNLDAARAETLRLLGTEMPAQGSTATPNPPASPPAQSAPAKGEKKSKTPALDHFCRDLTMLAGEGQLDPTIGRAKEIERVMEILTRRKKNNPVLIGEPGVGKTAIVEGLAQLIATGECPDALREHRVLSLDMAAVIAGTKYRGQFEERLKAVMNEIAQNKNVILFIDELHTLVGAGAAEGAIDASNMLKPALARGELQCVGASTLNEYRKYIEKDGALERRFQTVIVEPPSIEETVEILKGLRKKYEDHHRVIVPDDTLVAAAKLSERYITDRFLPDKAIDVIDEAGARARLAAQVPPPEVTQLKDELDKVNAEKEAAVRDQNFERAAGLRDRERELQGDIRKKQEEWEKRRQSHRPTLGEDEISFIVSRWTGIPVTRLQEAESARLLRMEDELHQSVVAQDEAIRAIARSIRRSRAGLKDPKRPIGSFIFCGPTGVGKTELARSLAKFLFADVSALIRVDMSEYMEKFSVSRLIGAPPGYVGYEDSGTLTKAVRRKPYSVVLLDEIEKAHPDVFNILLQVLDEGHLTDNYGRVIDFKNTVVIMTSNVGAKDITKNKAVGFSAPDFKASFERMAEKVREELQHTFNPEFLNRLDDVIVFHPLQKEHIGQIVGIMLGEVHKRLAEGELTLKLSEPAQEFLVKHGYDEQYGARPLKRAIQRYIEDPLSEKILVGEFSKGDEIDVNVSEDGQKLTFKVPNSVPRA
- the lpxA gene encoding acyl-ACP--UDP-N-acetylglucosamine O-acyltransferase translates to MTAQIHPTAVISPNAVIGSDVRIGAFALVGDHVTIGDGCVIEPRATLERNVRLGTQVIVGSGTIIGGDPQDLKFKGEDTWVEIGDGTRIREYTTINRGTSHSVTTRVGKGCFLMSYVHLAHDCHIGDGVMISNGTQLAGHVTIEDRAILSGLVAVHQFAKIGRHAFIGGCSRVAKDVPPFIKAVGNPVKLYGLNSVGLQRSGFPDDVVRELKRAYRLFFRSELNVSQAMTRARTELRQIPEIEHFLSFLEASERGTVI
- a CDS encoding OmpH family outer membrane protein, yielding MFLPRSFVMIAVAGLSLSAAPLSAQQKFAFVDSRIIVQRAPGAIAAQAALEKESADMQARVKVWQDSLRALADAYEKVRAGLTEAQRTTREKQITDRQADYAKRAEEMDNAMQVRQQELSQPVMAQIRETLEDLRKEEGYTFIFDVAATGVIVAADKNLDLTEKVVGRLKPIPVAARADSAAKLPLGAKAQPAGVTKKP
- the lpxD gene encoding UDP-3-O-(3-hydroxymyristoyl)glucosamine N-acyltransferase; translated protein: MAQEGRSGGGAVASRSLTARRIAELVRGELRGDGDLEVSGVAPIERARVGTVTFLGAAKYAPFLETTGASVVLVSSALAETPGPVGARVVVASPQEALLSLLPHFHAPAPRRPGIDATVRIGRGASIGEDVEIGPYVVIGEGAVIGDRARVGAFVAVGPGVTLGEDVQLYPHVTLYSGTSLGARVIVHAGARLGCDGFGYVFASGAHQKIPHVGRCVLEADVEIGANTTIDRGSIDDTVIGQGTKIDNLVQIGHNVRIGRLCLVVAQAGISGSSRVGDGCVVAGQAGIGGHLTIGDGARVAAQAGVFGDVPAGETWSGYPARPHREALRSHAALFKLSGMIRRIEKLLGDDP